In Ornithodoros turicata isolate Travis unplaced genomic scaffold, ASM3712646v1 ctg00000864.1, whole genome shotgun sequence, one DNA window encodes the following:
- the LOC135375467 gene encoding histone H4 transcription factor-like: MAYSKDVCVSNDEVSLQCEWDNCEHVSNDGSEYYMHVNEHLKVVQYTDRCLWRDCCASVGAQLKQHVLFHAFHCKLKCNGRNWIQKTGAKSCLLDKQTRNVVPDLPEKFICQWEGCDDDTEFHNPECYYVHVSIHAETKGIQCKWKGCDVELRGAPKLREHLRSHTQEKRVACPTCGGLFVSRTKLGDHLSRQLPPAAELSCSYCRRGFSSERLLRDHMRHHINHYKCPKCDMTCPSPSALKYHIQCRHTQLRPFVCQLCDYSTKLVGDFRKHHELHHSEEVKQCQSCQYVASNASELRKHLRSVHTVDAERSVYACHLCSKQYSKGHTLSRHLVSQHHFQWPSGHKRFTYCRGKDNVFTLQTVRYESLELTEGVVRDDGPAVEEREMETVS, from the exons ATGGCATATTCCAAAGATGTTTGTGTGAGCAACGACGAAGTTTCATTGCAATGCGAGTGGGACAATTGTGAGCATGTCTCCAACGACGGCTCCGAGTACTATATGCATGTGAATGAACACCTGAAGGTAGTGCAATACACAGACAGGTGTTTATGGCGAGACTGCTGCGCATCAGTAGGAGCTCAACTGAAGCAACACGTTCTCTTCCATGCGTTTCATTGCAAACTAAAGTGCAACGGAAGGAACTGGATTCAGAAGACAGGCGCAAAATCCTGTCTCCTTGACAAGCAAACACGAAACGTCGTCCCTGACTTGCCCGAGAAATTTATCTGCCAGTGGGAAGGCTGTGACGACGATACTGAATTTCATAACCCCGAATGTTATTATGTTCACGTCTCGATCCACGCTGAAACGAAG GGCATACAATGCAAGTGGAAAGGATGTGACGTGGAGCTGCGCGGTGCCCCCAAGTTGCGCGAGCACTTGCGCTCGCACACGCAGGAAAAAAGGGTGGCATGTCCCACATGTGGGGGGCTCTTTGTGTCACGAACGAAGTTGGGAGACCATCTTTCCCGTCAG CTTCCTCCAGCAGCCGAGCTTAGCTGCAGTTACTGCAGAAGAGGATTCAGCTCGGAGCGTCTTCTACGCGACCACATGCGCCATCACATCAACCACTACAAGTGCCCCAAGTGCGACATGACATGTCCTTCCCCTTCAGCTCTCAAG TACCACATTCAGTGCCGCCACACTCAGCTGCGACCCTTTGTCTGCCAACTGTGTGACTATTCAACCAAACTGGTGGGCGACTTCCGCAAGCATCACGAATTGCACCACTCGGAGGAGGTCAAACAGTGCCAG AGCTGTCAGTACGTCGCCAGCAACGCTTCCGAACTACGCAAGCACTTGCGTTCGGTGCACACGGTGGATGCGGAGCGCAGTGTTTACGCGTGTCACCTTTGCTCGAAACAGTACTCCAAGGGCCACACGCTGTCTCGCCACCTAGTCTCCCAGCACCATTTCCAGTGGCCGTCCGGACACAAACGTTTCACGTACTGCCGTGGAAAGGACAACGTGTTCACATTGCAGACGGTCCGTTACGAGAGCCTCGAGCTCACCGAAGGTGTCGTGCGCGATGATGGCCCTGCCGTCGAGGAGCGAGAGATGGAAACTGTGTCTTGA